A window of the bacterium genome harbors these coding sequences:
- a CDS encoding acyl-CoA dehydrogenase family protein has translation MPMNCSLDDRQRELQARARRFAVDVLREARTAENLPTPEERFAATKPAYERMIADGYLRLCIPESVGGDGRSLVDTALVYEELYTENASVALTL, from the coding sequence ATGCCCATGAATTGCAGCCTGGACGACCGGCAACGTGAACTCCAAGCCCGTGCCCGGCGGTTCGCCGTCGACGTCCTGCGGGAGGCGAGGACCGCCGAGAACCTGCCGACCCCGGAGGAACGCTTCGCGGCGACCAAGCCGGCGTACGAACGGATGATCGCGGACGGCTACCTGCGCCTGTGCATCCCGGAATCAGTCGGTGGCGACGGCCGGTCGTTGGTGGACACGGCGCTGGTGTACGAGGAGCTGTACACGGAAAACGCGAGCGTCGCGCTGACCCTG